One window from the genome of Paenibacillus azoreducens encodes:
- a CDS encoding 16S rRNA (uracil(1498)-N(3))-methyltransferase yields MQRYFVSPEQFMEHTVEISGEDARHISKVMRGKTGDKMIVSDGLSREALVEITAIEQGTVTASVVEWLEMAHEPAVKVTIAQSLPKGDKMETVIQKCTEIGAVSFIPFISERTIVQYDAKKESKRLERWNKIAKEAAEQSHRNTVPQVAQPLSWKQLLATFQNYGAVYFCYEKENGLLLRDALKPFMQSIQADQARSILLLVGPEGGFSEEECRQAEEAGAASIGLGRRILRCETAGMVALACILYESGEMGGV; encoded by the coding sequence ATGCAGCGGTATTTTGTATCGCCAGAGCAGTTTATGGAACATACAGTAGAAATTTCCGGCGAGGATGCACGCCATATATCGAAGGTCATGCGCGGCAAAACCGGGGACAAAATGATTGTCAGCGACGGCCTTTCCCGCGAAGCGCTCGTGGAAATAACGGCCATTGAGCAGGGGACGGTAACCGCCTCCGTCGTGGAATGGCTCGAAATGGCGCATGAGCCTGCCGTCAAGGTAACGATCGCCCAAAGCTTGCCGAAAGGGGATAAGATGGAAACCGTCATTCAAAAATGCACCGAAATCGGCGCGGTTTCGTTTATTCCTTTCATCTCTGAGCGTACGATCGTTCAATACGACGCCAAAAAAGAATCCAAGCGGCTGGAACGATGGAATAAAATCGCCAAGGAGGCGGCGGAGCAGAGTCATCGGAACACGGTTCCGCAAGTAGCGCAGCCGCTTTCTTGGAAGCAGCTGCTGGCGACATTTCAAAACTACGGCGCCGTTTATTTTTGTTATGAAAAAGAAAACGGCCTGCTGCTGCGCGATGCGCTGAAACCGTTTATGCAGTCTATACAGGCGGACCAAGCGCGGAGTATCCTGCTCCTTGTAGGTCCCGAAGGCGGATTCAGCGAAGAAGAATGCCGGCAGGCAGAGGAAGCGGGAGCTGCGAGCATTGGGCTCGGCAGGCGGATCCTGCGCTGCGAAACAGCGGGAATGGTTGCCCTTGCGTGCATACTATATGAATCCGGAGAAATGGGGGGAGTTTGA
- the mtaB gene encoding tRNA (N(6)-L-threonylcarbamoyladenosine(37)-C(2))-methylthiotransferase MtaB, which translates to MPSVAFYTLGCKVNFYDTEAIWQLFKKEGYEQVDFEQTADVYLINTCTVTNTGDKKSRQIIRRAVRRNPEAIIAVTGCYAQTSPAEIMDIPGVDLVIGNQDRDKILSYVNEIREKREPINAVRNIMKNRVFEEMDVPDFADRTRAFLKIQDGCNNFCTFCIIPWSRGLSRSRDPKSIVTQAHQLVEAGYKEIVLTGIHTGGYGDDLENYRLSDLLWDLDKVDGLQRIRISSIEASQIDEKMLEVLNRSSKMCRHLHIPLQAGDDHVLKRMRRKYTTEEFYNKMQMIRQAMPDVGITTDVIVGFPGETDEMFRNGYNFMKEINFSEMHVFPYSKRNGTPASRMEDQIDEEIKHERVRELIALSEQMQLSYAEKFVGQVLDVIPEGSKETHGIGRMHGFSDNYLQLVFNGSEDLQGHLCRVKLTKAGINECEGQLVRVLDGTADAAV; encoded by the coding sequence ATGCCATCCGTTGCATTTTATACACTAGGTTGCAAAGTGAATTTTTACGATACTGAAGCCATCTGGCAGCTGTTCAAAAAGGAAGGTTACGAGCAGGTTGATTTCGAACAGACAGCCGATGTTTATTTAATCAATACATGCACGGTGACCAACACCGGGGACAAAAAAAGCCGGCAGATCATCCGCCGCGCCGTTCGCCGCAATCCGGAAGCGATCATCGCGGTGACAGGCTGCTATGCGCAAACCTCGCCGGCCGAAATTATGGACATTCCCGGCGTGGATTTGGTCATCGGAAACCAGGACCGCGACAAAATCCTGTCGTACGTAAATGAAATTCGTGAAAAACGCGAGCCGATCAATGCGGTCCGCAATATTATGAAAAATCGCGTTTTTGAGGAAATGGACGTGCCCGATTTTGCCGATCGGACGCGCGCGTTCCTCAAAATTCAGGACGGCTGCAACAATTTCTGCACGTTCTGCATCATTCCATGGTCGCGCGGATTGTCCCGCAGCCGTGATCCGAAAAGCATCGTTACCCAAGCGCATCAGCTTGTGGAGGCGGGGTATAAGGAAATCGTCTTGACTGGGATCCATACCGGCGGTTACGGCGATGATCTCGAAAACTACCGTTTATCCGATTTGCTGTGGGATTTGGATAAGGTGGACGGGCTGCAGCGGATTCGTATCAGCTCCATCGAGGCCAGCCAGATTGACGAGAAAATGCTGGAAGTGTTAAACCGCTCGTCCAAAATGTGCCGTCATCTGCATATTCCGCTGCAGGCGGGAGACGACCACGTTCTGAAACGGATGCGCCGCAAATATACGACCGAGGAATTTTACAACAAGATGCAGATGATCCGTCAGGCCATGCCGGATGTCGGCATTACGACGGACGTCATTGTCGGCTTCCCGGGAGAAACGGATGAAATGTTCCGTAATGGCTACAACTTCATGAAGGAAATCAATTTCTCCGAAATGCATGTGTTCCCGTATTCCAAACGGAATGGTACCCCTGCGTCTCGGATGGAGGATCAGATCGACGAGGAGATCAAACATGAGCGCGTACGCGAATTGATCGCCCTGTCCGAGCAAATGCAGCTCTCTTATGCGGAGAAATTCGTAGGCCAGGTGCTGGACGTCATTCCAGAGGGCTCCAAAGAAACCCATGGAATAGGGAGAATGCACGGCTTTAGCGATAACTATTTGCAGCTTGTTTTTAACGGGTCCGAAGATCTTCAAGGTCATCTATGCCGCGTGAAATTGACCAAAGCAGGTATAAACGAATGCGAAGGGCAGCTTGTTCGGGTGCTGGACGGAACTGCGGACGCTGCAGTCTAA